The Candidatus Limnocylindrales bacterium DNA window CGCATCGTCGCTCTTCGCGGCCGCGGCCGGCGCCTGCATCCGGCCTGCGATGGCCTGCAGCTCCTCGAATGCCTCGCGCGTGGCTTTGACGTAAGCCGCGAGGTCGGGGACGAGGTCGTAGTCCGCGTTGAAACCCCAGCAGAGCTTCCCGTCGTAGCTGAGCAGCGCGATGCCGAGCCCGAGATTGTCGATCAGCGGAACGTTCGGAAATGTCTCGAGCAGCTTGGAACCGAGCATGTACATCGGGAACTGCGGGCCCGGCACGTTGGTGACCACCATGTTGAACGGAAGCAGGCGCGTGATGTTGCGCCCGGCCAGCGACAGCAGCGTCGACGGCGTCCACTCGGCAACCTGGGTCAGCACTTCGGCGCCCACGGCGCGTTTGGACGCCTTGAGCTCGGCGGTGGTGCGCCGGATCGCCTCGAGCTGGCGGCGAGGGTCCTCTTCGCCGACCGGGAGATCGACCGTCCACGCCGACACGCGATTTCCGAACGATCCGCGCTCGTCCTCGGTGCGGACGCTGACCGGCGTCATCACGCGGAAATCGATCCGGCGCGGATCGACGAGCCGACGCTGCAGGAAGCGCCGGACCGCGCCGGTCACGACCGTCAGCACGATGTCGTTGAGCGATCCGCCGAGCCCGCGCCGGATCGCCTTGATGTCGGCGAGGCTCATCGTGAGCCAGTCGAAGCGCCGGTGCGGACCGATCTCGCCGTTGAGCGGTGTCGCCGAAGCCGTGCGGAACGATGCGCCGAGCGTTTCGGCGACGGCACGACCGCGCGTCAGCAGATCGCGCTGCGTGTCCTGAGCGGCGGCGATCAGGCTGCCGACGCCGCGCGCGGCTTCGAGTGGCAGCCGCGCCCAGTGCGCCGCTTCGTCGACCAGCAGCTCGACGCCGGACGGTGACGGCCGCGGAATGAACTGCGGAGTTTCGTGCAGGTCCTGCGTCTCGAACGGGCTCAGCAGGATCTTGAGCATGTCGACGCCGGAGACGCCGTCGATCATGCAGTGATGGACTTTCGAGATCAGCGCGAAGCGCCCGCCGGACAGGCCCTCGACGATCCACAGCTCCCACAGCGGCCGCTGGCGATCGAGATGCTGCTGCATGATGCGGCTCGAGAGCCGCTTGAGCTGAAGCTCCGAGCCCGGGCGCGGAAGCGCCGAGTGGCGGATGTGGAAATCGAGGTTGAAGCGGTCGTCGTCCACCCACACCGGCTGGTTCGTGAACGGTACGTACGCGAGCTTCTGGCGATAGCGCGGGATCAGATGAAGCGAGGATGCGAAGACGTCTTTGATCGACTCGGCATCGATTCCGCCTTCGGGCGTGGCCAGCGGGCCGGCCTCGAAGATCATCGTCGATGCCACGTGCATGTAGGCGTTCGGCTTCTCGAGGATGAGAAACGAGTTGTCGAGGGCGGTCAGGCGATCGTACGCGTATCGGGCCATGGTTTGCTCCTTCGCTGCCGCCAGCGACGCCGTCCGAAGGCGGCCCGGCGCCGCCGGAATCTGCCCGGACGCACTGCGGCACGCGCGGCCGGCCAGCTATCGCGCGGTTCATTGCCGGTCACAACCGATGGACAGGCCCGTTTCCGCCACCCGCAAGTCCTCGATAAACGGTGGCGATCGCGGATGGCAGCGGGAGAAGCTCGCGCAAAGCGGCACGTGGTCTGGCCTGCCCGACGAAAAAGGGGAGCACAAGCAGATGGATCTTCCGGTCAGCGTCAACACAGTAGGCTCGCTCATCACGCTCGGTCTTGGAATCTTCGGCCTGTTCTGGCCGCTCGCGGCTGCGCGGCTCGTCGGAATCGAGCCCGATGGCGAACGCGGCATTTCGGAGATTCGCGCCACGTACGGGGGAATTTTTCTCGCGATCGGATTGTTCGCCACCATCAATCAGACGAACGAGGTTTTTCGCGCGCTCGGAGTCGGATGGCTCGGCGCCGGCGCAGCGAGATCTTTTTCGTACGTGCACGACCAGAGCCGGTCGGTGGGCAACCTTGCGGCTATCGTGATCGAGATTGCCGTCGGGCTGTCGATGCTCGTGCCGTGGGACAGATTTGCCGGCACCTGACGTGCGGACGTCCGCGGACCTCTGAATACAGCTTCAATTCCGGCAGCTTTCCGATCTTCTTTCGCGATCGGGGGGCTTTGCGGGGAACACCCATTGTCGGATGCGCCGGGCCGGTGCGACAATCGGTGAATCCGGGGGGATGAGGAGTTGTTCATGAAGAATCCGATCCAGACCTTTCACACGAGAACGATCACCGCTGCTTTTGTCGCTGCGGCCTTGATGGCGCCGCTTGGCGCGTCGGCCGACACGATCAGCGGCACGGTCACGTTCTCGGGAACAGTCTCGTTTGCCGCACCGATTGCCGGCATCACGCTCGATGATCTGACCGTCTCGTCCGGGCCCGGTATCCAGGCGACCGGCAACGGAGAGCACTGCACGATCACATCCAACGGCAGCGCCGGTGTAGACGGCACCGGCAACTATCCGGAGGCGGGATCGCTCGCCGTCGGAATCGACATTACGAAGAACGGCAACGGCCAGTCGCCCGACGGGACGTGCCTTGTCCAGTTGCAAGCGAACGGCAACGACGGCGCCAGCGTGAGCGCACACGGCACCGTGACCGTGGAGGTCACCCTTGCCGACATCAGCGGCAATGCAGCGGTCGTGGCCGATGAGATCGTGGTGCGTCAGTCGAAGACGGTTGCAGGAGTGGACAGCGACTGCCTCAAGTATCTCAAGAAGCAGACCAAGTTCCGCGGCAAGTGCAATTACGCGTTGTGGAAGCTCGGTCCGGTGGACGGCGCGCTCAAGTGCAAGGACGAACCCGAACCGCCGGGCTGCGATCCTGCCGATTATGTTGCGGCAGTGCTCGCCCTGTCGTTCGGTGACATGAACCAGCAGACCTCGCCCGGTACTGCGTCCGCGGTCAACACCGACGCTCTCGCGGATCAGTCGAAGTGCCAGCGGTACATCGGAAAGGCTGCCGCGAATTTCTTCGCGATACGCAACAAGCTCGTCGAGAAACGATGTGTCGAGGCGCTGGCCGACAGCGTGTCGTGTCGCGACCAGGCGACGAGCGATGCGAGGGCGAAGCTCTCGCTGATCGACAACTGCGTCACGACGCAGGCGGTCGACGTCGGTTCGGGTCTGCAGATCGCGGACCTCGGCGAGCCTTGCAAGTCTGCGGCGCTGGCGGGCCTGACGCTCGACCGCAAGGCGCTCAAAGACTGCTTCGAGCTCGAGCTGACGTCCTTGTCGGACGGCGTTGTCGGTGACGTTCCGGTCTGCGGCAACGGCGTCGAGCAGGCAGGCGAAGGCTGCGACGACGGCAACGTCGCGAGCGGCGACTGCTGCAGCGCAGTCTGCGCGGTCGAGCCCACCACGACGGACACCTGCGGTGTCGGCGCGTGTCAGGCGAACGCGATCTGCACGGCCGGCGCAGAGTCGTGCACGCCGGGATCGCCAGGCATCGAAGCCGGCAACTGCGCCGACACCATCGACAACGACTGCGATGGACTGACGGACGCGGCCGATACGATCGACTGCCCGTAACGTCCTGACGTTCGGATAGAAGCCGCGAGCCTCGGACCCCTGGGTCCGGGGCTCGCGTGTTTTCGGCGCCCGGCATCGCGCCGCACTTCTGAACTGAGCACTGGCTCCTTCCGTCGATTGCCGTCGCTGTTGGCAGCGAACGCGGCCTCCGTCAGGATGCCGCGATGTCCGATCCCGATTCGAAACCGAAACTGTTTCTCGTCGACGTGTTCGCCGAGCGGCCATATGCCGGCAACCAGCTGGCGGTCGTCGTTGGCGCACCGCTACCCGAGTGGCCGACCGAGCGCATGCAGGCGTTCGCCCGTGAGATGAACTTCTCGGAGACGACGTTCGCATCGCCGTCTCCGGCCGAAGGCGCATTCGACGTGCGCATCTTCACGCCCGCCGAAGAGCTGCCGTTCGCCGGCCATCCGACGCTCGGCACAGCCTGGGTGCTGCGAAACTTTTTCTGCGGGCAAAGCTCCACAGGCGAGCTGCCGGGCAATCTCGTGCTACGGCTCGGCGTCGGCGAAGTACCGGTCGAGTTCGACGAAACGAGCTACGGCGAGCTCGTCCGCATGCGGCCGCGGCCGCCCGAGCTGCGCGAGGTGGTCGACGGCGATTCGATCGCATCGCATCTCGGCATCCCGCGCTCGGCGCTGGACCCGCGGCATCCGTGCCGGCGGGTAAGCATCGGGGTCGAGTTCGTCATCGCGCCGCTCGTCGACCTCGCATCGCTTCGCTCTGCCCGCCCGAAGTCATTGCCGGCCGGAGAGCCCGGCCAGATGCTCGGTGTGCTGGCGTTTGCGCCCGAAGCGTACGAGCCGGGCGCCGACCTGTCGGCGCGCATGTTCTTCGAAGCATTCGGCATCCGCGAAGATCCGGCGACCGGATCGGCCAATGCGTGCCTGGCGGCGTATCTTTCATCCGAGCAGTACTTCGGAACCGGCCGTGTGCTCGCGCGCGTACAGCAGGGGTATGAAGTCGGCAGGCCTTCGTGCCTGTACATCCGGGCCGAGCCTCACGACGGAACCATCGGCGTCGAAGTGGCCGGCAAGGTCGTGCTGGTGGCCAGCGGAGAGGTTGCTTGAGCGGGATTCCGCGCATTCTCGTCGTTGCGGGTCTCGTCCTCGTCGCCGCAGGGCTTGCATGGCCGCTGCTTGCGAAAATCGGCATCGGCCGTCTGCCGGGCGACCTGCTCATCGAACGCGGCAACTTCCGTTTCTATTTTCCGCTGACGACGATCCTGCTCGTGAACGTCCTGCTGTGGATCGTGATGCGGCTGTTCGGTGGAAAATAGCCCCGGGTTGCCGGCGACGCCGGTGCTTGCGGAGGCAAGCCACCTTGCAGCTGCTCCGTCCGACACGCGCATGCGATGGCGCGTAGGACGCGGAGCAATCTACGTCGTTGCGGGCGCATTCGCGTTCAGCATCATGACGTCGTTCGTCAAGATCGCCGGCCAGCGGCTGCCGAGTCAGGAAGTCGTGGCGGCGCGTGCCGTCGTAAGCCTCGTGCTGAGCTGGCTGCTGGTGCGCCGCCAGGGAATCTCTCCGTGGGGCACGCATCGCCGCCTGCTGTTCATGCGCGGGTTCCTCGGTTATCTCGCGCTTTCGTGCGTGTTCCATTCGGTGGCGGTCATGCCGCTCGCCGACGCCACGGTGATCCAGTACCTGTATCCGCTGTTCACCGCCGTGCTCGCGACCATGTTTCTCGGCGAGAGGCCGACCCTTCGTATTGCCGTCGCCGGCGTGGCAAGCATCGCTGGCATCGCGCTGGTCGCCAAGCCGTCGTTCCTGTTCGGAGTGCTGCCGTCGGCTCCGTCGGCTCTCGACGTGCTGATCGCGGTCGCGGGCGCTTTCCTTACGGCGCTCGCGTACGTCGGCGTCAAGCGGCTGACCGAAGTCGAGCATCCTCTCGTCATCGTGTTCTACTTTCCGCTCGTCACGCTGCCGGCAACGCTGCCCGCGCTCGTGCACTCGGCCGTGATGCCGCGTGGCGTGGAATGGCTGGTGCTGATCGGCGTCGGCGTGGCAACGCAGGCCGGGCAGGTCTGGTTCACTCGCGGACTCCAGTACGAAACGGCGACCACCGCGACGGCCCTGACGTACATGCAGGTCGTGTTCGCAACCATCTGGGGCTCGCTGTTCTTTGGCGAGATCCCCGATTCGCGCACGATCTTCGGGGCGATTCTCGTCGTCAGCGGCGCGTTTCTACTCGGGGTCACGCGCCGTCGTGCGTGAACACGTCTCGAGCCATTCGGACATGAAAATGCGGGAATCGGCAGCACGACACTCCTCGGGTGACGTATCGATTCCGGATCGTTTCGGCCGATGCCGTTGACAATCGCGCCGTCCGGCCGCCTCGATGGCTCGCATGATCATTGCGCGCCTTTTCACACTGATGAGCATTGCCATGGTTGCGCTACCGGCCGACGCCGCCACGTACGAGCTCACGGCTGAGCAACGCCTCGGCAAGCAGCTCTATCGCGACCGCGACCTCTCGCTGAACCGCAACCAGGCGTGCGCGAGCTGTCACCGCCTGCGGCGCACCCGCGATACGGATGGCGAACGGCAGGCCACGCCCGGCTTCGTGGATGCGCGCAACACCCGAGATGGAAGCGCCGTATCCCCGGGTTCGGTGCCCGGCCATTTCGGACACCTGAATTCTCCAAGCTCGGCGTATGCGGCGTTCAGCCCGATCTTTCACTGGGACCCCGAAGAGGAACTGTACGTCGGCGGCCAGTTCTGGAACGGCCGCGCACACGATCTTGCCGAGCAGGCCACGCTTCCGTTCGTCAATCCCGACGAGATGGCCATGCCGAGCCACTGGGCGGTGGTGACGCGGCTGAAAGAAAAAAGTCGATATGCGAGCGAATTCTCCGAAGTCTACGACATCGATCTCGACGCGATTCCCGCGAAGGAAGGCGCCTTGCCGGGCGATCCGCCGCCGTCCGGCGTCGAAGATGCGTACGACCGCATGACCCGCGCGATTGCAGCGTTCGAAAGAATCCGCCGGCTCAACCGCTTCACGTCCAAGTTCGATTTCTACCTTGCGGGCCAGACCGAGCTTACCGAAACCGAAGCCAAAGGCCTCGAGGTCTTCGAGAGCGAGACGAAGGGCAACTGTGCGGCGTGCCATCCGAGCACGATGACGATGGGCGAGGGCACAGCGATGATTCCGCCGCTCTTCACCGACTTCACGTACGACAACATCGGCCTTCCGCGCAACGTGAACATTCCGGGAAATCCTCTGCCGGATCCGGGTCTCGGAGGACGCGGCGACATCGCAGCCGAAGATCCCGACGGTCTCGAGCGCGGCAAGCACAAAGTGATGGGTCTGCGCAACATCGCGGTAACCGCGCCGTACGGGCACAACGGTGTGTTCGCGACGCTCGAGCAGATCGTCCACTTCTACAACACGCGCGACACGCTCGGACCGGTGCCGGACAACAACGATCCGGGCTTCGCCGTCAGCGGCTGGCCGGCGCCGGAGATCGCGGAGAACGTCAACGTCGACGAGCTCGGCGATCTCGGCCTTACCGCGGAGGAAGAAGCGCAGCTCGTCGCGTTTCTTCGAACGCTTACCGACAATTATCCGAAGTGGGGCGGCGATCCGCTGGTGCCGCCCGGTACGCCGTCGCCGTTTGCCGACAGCGCGTTGCCGCCGTTCCCGTAGGCTTCGCGCCAGATTTCATCGCGACGTTCTGCTGCGGAGGGCGGCGTTCATGCGCTCGAGGATCTCGATGAGGATTGCGCGCGACGTCGCGAAATTCAGACGCGCGTAGCCGCGCCCGGAATCGCCGAAGTCCTCTCCGGCGGCAAGTCGCACGCGCGCATGATCGATGAAAAATTCCTGCGGCGTCGGTTCGAGTGCAAGCGAGCGGAAATCCAGCCACGAAAGATACGTTGCCTGCGGGGGGAAATGCGTGACCTCCGGCCAGTTGCTGCGAACGTATCCGGCCACGAAGTCGCGATTGGCCTCGAGATATTGCAGCACGTCGTCCTGCCACGGCTGGCATTCGGTCCACGCCGCGGCCGTGGCGGCAAGTCCGAACGAATTCAGTCCGCCGCGAACGTGCCGGTCGATGCGCGCAAAGCGCCGCTGCAGCTCCGCGCTGCCGAAAACCGCGACGGCGCAGCGAAGTCCCGCGATGTTGAACGCCTTGGTTGCCGACGTGAGCGTGACCGTGCGCGCCGCGACCTCGCTTCCGAGCCTGGCGATCGGAACATGCGCCGAGCCCGGGTAGACGAGGTCGGCATGGATCTCGTCGGAGACGACGATGAGGTCGCGCTCGATCGCGAGCGCGGCCAGCGCCTCGAGCTCGTCCGCGGTGTGCACGCGTCCGGTCGGATTGTGCGGATTGCACAGAAGCAGCATGCGCGTGCCATCGGTCAGCTCGGCGCGAGCTCGCTCGACATCGAAGCGGTAGCCTTCTTCCGTCGCCCTGTATCGCAGCCAGACCGGCACGCGCCGGGTTGCGCGAAGCGCTTCGAGAAACGGCGGATAGATCGGATTCGGCGTGATCAGCTGAGCGCCCGTTTCGCTGAACGCCGCGATCGCAAGATGCAGGCCCTGCACGACGTCGGTCAGCACTTCGACGCGCTCCGGATCGACGTGCCAGCCGAAGCGCTCCTGCATGCGTCCTGCGAAAATCGACGGAAGCCCTTCGGGAACCGGAGTGGGCGGATAGCCGAGGTCGGATGCCGAAAGCATCGACGCGAGCGTGCGCACGATCGGCTCGGGCGCCGTGAAGTCCATGTCCGCGACCGATGCGGACAGCATGTCGCCGCTCGCGCCGGCCCACTTTGCGCAGCGACGCCGGCGCAGCGCCTCGGCGTCGATCCGATCGAAGTCCGGCATCGGTGCAGTGTAGCGCGATGCCGCGGCTCCGCCAGACGGTCGCCGACGGGCTAAACCGATCCTGTCCATAAGCAGCTACGGGTGTCCGGTCCGTCTGCGGATCTCCCGCTTGAGTCTCCGCGCAGCCTGCGGCGGAGTGGCCGCGTGCCCACCGCCGGCGTGACGATCTTCGGAATCCTCAACGTGACCCGCGATTCGTTTTCGGACGGCGGGCGCTTTCTGGATCCGCGTGCCGCGATCGACCATGCGCTCGAGCTGCGTGCGGGCGGAGCCGACGTGATCGACATCGGCGCGGCCTCGAGCCATCCCGAAGCCGAAGACGTCTCGTCGGACGAGGAAATCCGCCGGCTCGAGCCTGTGGTCGCCGAGCTCGTCTCGCGCGGGATAGCAGTCAGCATCGACAGCTGGCAGACGCCGGTGCAGCGCTACGCCATTTCTGCCGGCGCATCGTGGATCAACGACATCCGGGGATTCGCCGATCGCACCTTCTATTCGGAGCTTGCGGCTTCGACCGCGGGTCTCGTCGTGATGCATTCGATCGCAGGCGGCCCGCGGGCGACCCGCGACGAGGCGGACGCAGAGGAAGTCTATCGCGGCGTTCTCGAGTTCTTTGACCGCCGCGTTGCCGAGCTGACTGCGGCCGGCATTGCACGCGAGCGCCTGGTGCTCGATCCCGGCATGGGGCTTTTTCTGGGCGCGAACATGCAGCCGTCGCTGACTGTGCTGCAGCGGCTCGGGAAGCTTCGCGAACGCTACGGCCTGCCGCTGTTCATTTCGGTGTCGCGCAAGTCGATCGTCGGCCGGTTGGTGGAACGGGGCATCGCTGACGGCTCGGCCGAAGAGGATACCCGGCGTTCTGCTGCCGGACGCGACGTCGCGCGCCGCGACGCCGCATCGCTCGCGGCCGAGCTCTACGCCGTCGAAAAGGGCGCAACGTACATCCGCACGCACGACCCCACGCTGCTGCGAGATGCGCTTTCGGTCATGAATGCACTGAGAGACCGCCAGGATTGACGGCGATGGCATTGGCACGCGACTGATCGCGGTTCATCTCGGGCTGCGTGCAGTTCGAGTTGTTGTGTTCACCGATCCTGGTGGAGCGAATCGCGATCGGCAGTCGGGTCCGTGACATACGAAGGTTGCGCCAGGTCTGGGGCCCGGGGCGGTGGCGTAAGCTGAAAGGACAGGCCCGTGTCCGGCTTCCCGACTCCACAGTTTTCTGGGCTGAGGTCCACTGGTATGAAGCAGACGGCATCGGACGCCGGGAAATGAAGATCAAGCAGCTGCTGTTCGAAGAATGATGACACCCGCGAATCATACGCCCTGTTACGTCATGTGCATCGCGAATGGCGACTACCCGGCTTCGCTGGAGGTGCGCAAGGTCTATCGCTGTGTACCCGATGCAGAGGCGAACGAGCACGGGCTGTTCCGCGTCATAGATGATTCGGGTGAGGACTATCTTTACCCCGAGGATCTCTTCGAGCCGATCACCCTGTCGGCCGCTGCCGCAAAGCTCTTCGAGAAGCACTGAAGACCTGCCGCCTGCGGGCGCGCGATGTGCAGCCGCAGCGTATCCGGGGATTCGAAGGCGGAAGTTCGCGGTGAGCGCTGGCATCAGGTCGTTCACCGTGAAAAGTCACGGTCTCGCGATGCTGGGGGGTCCGGCGAGTCGCGTCCGAAGCAAAAGAAATCCTCCGGGGGAAACTCAGTTGAAGCCCATACGAAACAGCATTCCGCTCGCGATCCTGGCCGCTCTCGCCTGCTCGTCCGTGCCGTGCCTGGCCGGAGAGCTCACCGCCGACTACGGCTTCCCCCAGATCCGGGAAGTCTGGAAGAACGAAGGTGACGCACCGGCAAAAATGGACCTCGAAGTCACGCCGAAAGGGAACGCCATCTGTACGTTCACCGTACATCCGGGCGGATCGTCGCAGAAGTTCGACACCGATACCGGAGCGCCGCAGAAAGCGACGTTCACGGTCCCCGGCAAGGGCGGGATCGAAGTGCGTGCAGAGAAGGGCAGCCCCAAAGCCAAGCCGAAAGCCGGAACCGCCGAAGAGCCGACGAGATGCAGCTATTCGATCTCGGAAGCGCACGATCTCAGCAAGTAGCTTCGCGGGATCTAGCGCAGCTCCCATCTCACGCCGCTCGGTCTCAGGGCGTCGAGGAACTCGACGGCGGGAAGCGCCTTGCCCGTCGTCATCACGCCCGCGTCGCGTGCACGGCCGTCGGCAAGCCACATTGCGGTCTGCGTCGCAACGGCCGCGGAAGTTGCGTACACATCCTGCCCGCTCGCGACGAACAGATGATTTCCCGTCGAAGACTGGCCCTGCACGAAGACTTTCCACGGGGAGGCTGCTCGTTCGGCATCCGGCGGGTCGCGGCGCAGCACGCCGGCCAGAGCCGCGATCCGGTCGATCCGCCTTTCGGTCAGGCGTTTACGCATCGCGGGCTGCGCACGAAGCACGAGCGCGACGACCTGCGCCTGCGTTTTCGAAAGCAGCGCATGCGTGCTCGCCGATTGCAGCGAAGCGATGTCGAGCGGCAGCAGCACGGAATCCCCGCCGGGAATCTCCACCGAATGGAATGTCTCGCGCTCGCCTGCGAACGTAACGTCGCGGGGGCGCGGTGCGGTTGGTAGCGGCACGAGCCGTCCGTCGCGGAATGAAGCCAGCTCTTCGCCGAGCATGGTGAGCGCGCTGCGCACGGTGCCCATGCTCGGACGGAAACTCTCCACGAAATAGCTCGAGCTTATGGCCACGAGCGGTCCGCAGCGCTCATGCAGGACCGCGCCGCCCAGATACCCGAACGACGATTCGAGTGCCGCGCCGGTAATCACGGTCGAGCCGGTGCTGACTGCCTTGCGATGCAGCTTTTCGTACACCTGCATCTGGAAAGTCTGCTCGCCGCTGGTGTCCACATAGTGGACTCCGAGATCGACGGCCGCAGCTGCCAGCGGCATTCCGAGACGTGAAAACGGTCCGACCGTTGTGATCACGCTCTTGATGCCGCCGAGCGCCGCGAGCAGCGCCGGCCGGTCGAGGGCGTCGGCCACGCGCACTCCGGGACGCGACGACAGCGACGCGGACAACCGCTCGAGAGCCGGGCGATCACGGCCCGCAATGACGAACGGTCGAGCGGTGTTCTCGAGCGCGCGGACTACGAGACGTCCGGTATGGCCGGTCGCACCAAAGACAAGGATCGGTTCCATCGTGGCAGCAGCACTGGCGTGCGCGCGGCGCGCCGCGCTGGACGGACCGGAGTTAGTGGATGCCGTGCGCCGGAGCCAGCGCCGCCGGCGAAATATGCATGCGCTTGAGTGCTTCTTCCCACATCCGCTCGGGCGGAGTGTCGAACAGGAAGTCCGCATCGACGTCGCTGTTGACCCACGTCGTCTCTGTCAGCTCGCGCTCGAGCTGCGCCGGGCCCCATCCCGAATAGCCGAGAAGGAAACGCACGCGCCGCGGCGGATGCTTGGCGAGCTCGCGCAGCGCGTCGGGCGCCGACGTGATGAAAAGACCTGGCAGGATCTCGCGCGTCCCCGGGCCGGCCAGTCCGTCGACTCTTTCGTGCAGGATCCATCCGGTTTCCGGCTGTACCGGACCTCCGGACCACGCGACCTCGTCCGACGTTCCGTGCCAGTCGACGTCGATTGTTTTCAGCAGATCGCCGACCGGCGTCCGTGTCGGCCGGTTGATCACCAGGCCGAAGGAGCCTTCCGTGCGATGCTCGATCATCAGCACGACCGAGCGATCGAAATTTGGATCGCGAAGCTGAGGCATCGCGATGAGAAGTCCCGGGGCGACGTGCAGCTCTTCCACCATGGCTGAATCTGTACACACCAAGTGGTGCTCCGGCAAGAGCCGCTCTGGGCGAAACTGTTGCTTCCGCGGAGAGTGTGCGGATAGCTCCCGGTCCCGGCCGCACTACCCGGCCGACAGGCGGAGGTTCGCATGGAATACGGTGTGCTCGTTCCTCAGGGGTGGCGGCTCGATCTGATGGGCGTCGACGGCGACGCCGCCAAGTGGAAGACGTGCGATCGCGTCATTCGTGGCCTCGATAAGGCAGGATGGA harbors:
- a CDS encoding wax ester/triacylglycerol synthase family O-acyltransferase, with product MARYAYDRLTALDNSFLILEKPNAYMHVASTMIFEAGPLATPEGGIDAESIKDVFASSLHLIPRYRQKLAYVPFTNQPVWVDDDRFNLDFHIRHSALPRPGSELQLKRLSSRIMQQHLDRQRPLWELWIVEGLSGGRFALISKVHHCMIDGVSGVDMLKILLSPFETQDLHETPQFIPRPSPSGVELLVDEAAHWARLPLEAARGVGSLIAAAQDTQRDLLTRGRAVAETLGASFRTASATPLNGEIGPHRRFDWLTMSLADIKAIRRGLGGSLNDIVLTVVTGAVRRFLQRRLVDPRRIDFRVMTPVSVRTEDERGSFGNRVSAWTVDLPVGEEDPRRQLEAIRRTTAELKASKRAVGAEVLTQVAEWTPSTLLSLAGRNITRLLPFNMVVTNVPGPQFPMYMLGSKLLETFPNVPLIDNLGLGIALLSYDGKLCWGFNADYDLVPDLAAYVKATREAFEELQAIAGRMQAPAAAAKSDDA
- a CDS encoding DUF4345 family protein; translation: MDLPVSVNTVGSLITLGLGIFGLFWPLAAARLVGIEPDGERGISEIRATYGGIFLAIGLFATINQTNEVFRALGVGWLGAGAARSFSYVHDQSRSVGNLAAIVIEIAVGLSMLVPWDRFAGT
- a CDS encoding PhzF family phenazine biosynthesis protein, coding for MSDPDSKPKLFLVDVFAERPYAGNQLAVVVGAPLPEWPTERMQAFAREMNFSETTFASPSPAEGAFDVRIFTPAEELPFAGHPTLGTAWVLRNFFCGQSSTGELPGNLVLRLGVGEVPVEFDETSYGELVRMRPRPPELREVVDGDSIASHLGIPRSALDPRHPCRRVSIGVEFVIAPLVDLASLRSARPKSLPAGEPGQMLGVLAFAPEAYEPGADLSARMFFEAFGIREDPATGSANACLAAYLSSEQYFGTGRVLARVQQGYEVGRPSCLYIRAEPHDGTIGVEVAGKVVLVASGEVA
- a CDS encoding DUF2905 domain-containing protein, yielding MSGIPRILVVAGLVLVAAGLAWPLLAKIGIGRLPGDLLIERGNFRFYFPLTTILLVNVLLWIVMRLFGGK
- a CDS encoding DMT family transporter: MENSPGLPATPVLAEASHLAAAPSDTRMRWRVGRGAIYVVAGAFAFSIMTSFVKIAGQRLPSQEVVAARAVVSLVLSWLLVRRQGISPWGTHRRLLFMRGFLGYLALSCVFHSVAVMPLADATVIQYLYPLFTAVLATMFLGERPTLRIAVAGVASIAGIALVAKPSFLFGVLPSAPSALDVLIAVAGAFLTALAYVGVKRLTEVEHPLVIVFYFPLVTLPATLPALVHSAVMPRGVEWLVLIGVGVATQAGQVWFTRGLQYETATTATALTYMQVVFATIWGSLFFGEIPDSRTIFGAILVVSGAFLLGVTRRRA
- a CDS encoding cytochrome c peroxidase codes for the protein MIIARLFTLMSIAMVALPADAATYELTAEQRLGKQLYRDRDLSLNRNQACASCHRLRRTRDTDGERQATPGFVDARNTRDGSAVSPGSVPGHFGHLNSPSSAYAAFSPIFHWDPEEELYVGGQFWNGRAHDLAEQATLPFVNPDEMAMPSHWAVVTRLKEKSRYASEFSEVYDIDLDAIPAKEGALPGDPPPSGVEDAYDRMTRAIAAFERIRRLNRFTSKFDFYLAGQTELTETEAKGLEVFESETKGNCAACHPSTMTMGEGTAMIPPLFTDFTYDNIGLPRNVNIPGNPLPDPGLGGRGDIAAEDPDGLERGKHKVMGLRNIAVTAPYGHNGVFATLEQIVHFYNTRDTLGPVPDNNDPGFAVSGWPAPEIAENVNVDELGDLGLTAEEEAQLVAFLRTLTDNYPKWGGDPLVPPGTPSPFADSALPPFP
- a CDS encoding PatB family C-S lyase; the encoded protein is MPDFDRIDAEALRRRRCAKWAGASGDMLSASVADMDFTAPEPIVRTLASMLSASDLGYPPTPVPEGLPSIFAGRMQERFGWHVDPERVEVLTDVVQGLHLAIAAFSETGAQLITPNPIYPPFLEALRATRRVPVWLRYRATEEGYRFDVERARAELTDGTRMLLLCNPHNPTGRVHTADELEALAALAIERDLIVVSDEIHADLVYPGSAHVPIARLGSEVAARTVTLTSATKAFNIAGLRCAVAVFGSAELQRRFARIDRHVRGGLNSFGLAATAAAWTECQPWQDDVLQYLEANRDFVAGYVRSNWPEVTHFPPQATYLSWLDFRSLALEPTPQEFFIDHARVRLAAGEDFGDSGRGYARLNFATSRAILIEILERMNAALRSRTSR
- the folP gene encoding dihydropteroate synthase; the protein is MPTAGVTIFGILNVTRDSFSDGGRFLDPRAAIDHALELRAGGADVIDIGAASSHPEAEDVSSDEEIRRLEPVVAELVSRGIAVSIDSWQTPVQRYAISAGASWINDIRGFADRTFYSELAASTAGLVVMHSIAGGPRATRDEADAEEVYRGVLEFFDRRVAELTAAGIARERLVLDPGMGLFLGANMQPSLTVLQRLGKLRERYGLPLFISVSRKSIVGRLVERGIADGSAEEDTRRSAAGRDVARRDAASLAAELYAVEKGATYIRTHDPTLLRDALSVMNALRDRQD
- a CDS encoding saccharopine dehydrogenase NADP-binding domain-containing protein yields the protein MEPILVFGATGHTGRLVVRALENTARPFVIAGRDRPALERLSASLSSRPGVRVADALDRPALLAALGGIKSVITTVGPFSRLGMPLAAAAVDLGVHYVDTSGEQTFQMQVYEKLHRKAVSTGSTVITGAALESSFGYLGGAVLHERCGPLVAISSSYFVESFRPSMGTVRSALTMLGEELASFRDGRLVPLPTAPRPRDVTFAGERETFHSVEIPGGDSVLLPLDIASLQSASTHALLSKTQAQVVALVLRAQPAMRKRLTERRIDRIAALAGVLRRDPPDAERAASPWKVFVQGQSSTGNHLFVASGQDVYATSAAVATQTAMWLADGRARDAGVMTTGKALPAVEFLDALRPSGVRWELR
- a CDS encoding YqgE/AlgH family protein; this encodes MVEELHVAPGLLIAMPQLRDPNFDRSVVLMIEHRTEGSFGLVINRPTRTPVGDLLKTIDVDWHGTSDEVAWSGGPVQPETGWILHERVDGLAGPGTREILPGLFITSAPDALRELAKHPPRRVRFLLGYSGWGPAQLERELTETTWVNSDVDADFLFDTPPERMWEEALKRMHISPAALAPAHGIH